The following coding sequences lie in one Globicephala melas chromosome 15, mGloMel1.2, whole genome shotgun sequence genomic window:
- the LOC115845488 gene encoding serum basic protease inhibitor-like isoform X1 — protein sequence MSRLCLSIALLVLLGTLVACTPGAEHKSRARDPPPAFCLEPPFKGLCKAIFIRYFYNATSRLCETFKYGGCDAKQNNFLTSEDCMRTCGGAERPWKDL from the exons ATGAGCCGGCTCTGCCTCTCCATCGCCCTCCTCGTCCTCCTGGGCACCCTGGTGGCCTGCACCCCAGGGGCTGAACACAAGAGCCGTGCCAGAG ACCCACCGCCCGCCTTCTGCCTGGAGCCTCCCTTCAAGGGTCTCTGCAAGGCTATCTTTATCAGGTACTTCTACAACGCCACCTCCAGGCTCTGCGAGACCTTCAAATATGGCGGGTGTGACGCCAAGCAAAACAACTTCTTGACGTCAGAGGACTGCATGAGGACATGCGGTGGTGCCGAAAGGCCCTGGA AGGACCTGTGA
- the LOC115845488 gene encoding pancreatic trypsin inhibitor-like isoform X2, with the protein MSRLCLSIALLVLLGTLVACTPGAEHKSRARDPPPAFCLEPPFKGLCKAIFIRYFYNATSRLCETFKYGGCDAKQNNFLTSEDCMRTCGGAERPWMLSMVPGTKETVHKYLRKEGRNTGAHSS; encoded by the exons ATGAGCCGGCTCTGCCTCTCCATCGCCCTCCTCGTCCTCCTGGGCACCCTGGTGGCCTGCACCCCAGGGGCTGAACACAAGAGCCGTGCCAGAG ACCCACCGCCCGCCTTCTGCCTGGAGCCTCCCTTCAAGGGTCTCTGCAAGGCTATCTTTATCAGGTACTTCTACAACGCCACCTCCAGGCTCTGCGAGACCTTCAAATATGGCGGGTGTGACGCCAAGCAAAACAACTTCTTGACGTCAGAGGACTGCATGAGGACATGCGGTGGTGCCGAAAGGCCCTGGA TGCTTAGCATGGTTCCTGGCACAAAGGAGACGGTCCATAAATatttgaggaaggaaggaaggaatacagGAGCACATTCCTCATGA